CACCAATCCAGTGAGCAGTCACCAGTGCTGCCGAGACAGCTGTGAGTCCGAGATAGTACTCGCTCCATGGTATCTCTCGGCCACGAACAACATCCAAGTAGATCTCGACATCTTCCATGGCTGGTGTTGGCTCGATGGTGCCTCGATCCTTGTTAAAATCGACAACGCCCGCATCGTCCATCTTTGGCAGATGAGACTGCTGTAAGGATGTATAGACACGCTTTCGTTGATCATATGAGATGTCTTCTACGGTTGTGTCGTTCTCAATAGCAGCAATCTCTTCGGCAAGGTCACCAATTTCAATTTGATCAGTTTCCGTCTGTCGAAGCGTGTGGACAGCGTGGCGGCGGCGTTGGTTGGAAAGAACATCAAAGATGTCCTCATCTGTAAGTTCTGGACTTGTACCCCCTGGTTGTACTTCCCCTGCCGACATTACTATCAATTGTATAACTCATGTATAATAAAATTGCGGGATTAACATATCTCTCTAAGTATATGACATATATAAAACGTTAACAGAACTATAATATCGATTATTATTCTTTAGAGATATTACTCGGTAGTCAATAAACGGCGAGGGTATAAGCTCTGATTAACGATAGCAAAATCCAGAAATTGGGTTCAAGTAGTGATTTCCATCCAGTAATTGCCCGGTAATATCCTGATAGTGATATTATCGAGCGTGTTATCGTAATAACACGAAAACCACCACCGTGAGTTGATATATAGTTCTTTGTTAAATATTAACCAGTCGCTACTCAGTATTCAATGAGTGCATAACTATGATATCGTACCGTATAAGCAATGGATAGAGCCATGAGTAACCAACCCGTTGATGCTGAAATCCCCGACTGT
This portion of the Salinarchaeum sp. IM2453 genome encodes:
- a CDS encoding DUF308 domain-containing protein produces the protein MSAGEVQPGGTSPELTDEDIFDVLSNQRRRHAVHTLRQTETDQIEIGDLAEEIAAIENDTTVEDISYDQRKRVYTSLQQSHLPKMDDAGVVDFNKDRGTIEPTPAMEDVEIYLDVVRGREIPWSEYYLGLTAVSAALVTAHWIGAWPIAVIPEVGVMLFIVIAFAVSSVAHTYFSKQMKIGSDGNPPDEE